A single region of the Geobacillus subterraneus genome encodes:
- the mnmE gene encoding tRNA uridine-5-carboxymethylaminomethyl(34) synthesis GTPase MnmE produces the protein MTEFDTIAAISTPMGEGAIAIVRLSGDEAIEIADRLFRSPTGKRLKDAPSHTIHYGHIVDPKSGRTVEEVMVSVMRAPKTFTREDVVEINCHGGFVSVNRLLQLVLANGARLAEPGEFTKRAFLNGRIDLSQAEAVIDLIRAKTDRAMNVALQQMEGRLSTLIRELRQTILETLAHVEVNIDYPEYDDVEEMTPRLLKEKAEYVRGQIEKLLSTAAQGKILREGLATVIIGRPNVGKSSLLNALAHENRAIVTDIPGTTRDVIEEYVNVRGVPLRLIDTAGIRETEDVVERIGVERSQQMLKRADLILLVLNYHEPLTEEDERLFAMTEGMDVIVIVNKTDLPENIDMERVKELAAGRPIVATSLLREQGIDELEKAIADLFFGGELEAGDLTYVSNSRHIALLEQAKKAIDDALSGIDAGMPVDLVQIDLRRAWELLGEIVGDTLHESLIDQLFAQFCLGK, from the coding sequence ATGACAGAATTTGATACGATTGCCGCCATTTCAACGCCGATGGGGGAAGGGGCGATCGCCATCGTTCGCCTGAGCGGGGACGAGGCGATAGAAATCGCCGATCGGCTTTTCCGCAGCCCGACCGGAAAGCGGCTGAAAGATGCGCCGTCACACACGATTCATTACGGGCATATTGTTGACCCGAAAAGCGGACGAACCGTCGAGGAAGTCATGGTATCGGTCATGCGGGCGCCGAAAACATTTACGCGCGAAGATGTAGTAGAAATTAATTGCCATGGCGGATTCGTTTCCGTGAATCGGTTGTTGCAGCTTGTGCTCGCGAACGGGGCGCGTCTCGCTGAGCCGGGGGAGTTTACGAAGCGGGCGTTTTTGAACGGGCGCATCGACTTATCCCAAGCTGAAGCAGTCATCGACTTGATTCGCGCCAAAACGGATCGCGCGATGAACGTCGCCTTGCAGCAAATGGAAGGGCGGTTGTCGACATTAATCCGCGAATTGCGGCAGACCATTTTAGAAACGTTGGCGCACGTTGAAGTCAACATCGACTATCCAGAATACGATGATGTCGAGGAGATGACGCCGCGTCTGTTGAAGGAGAAGGCAGAATACGTGCGCGGACAAATTGAAAAGCTGCTGTCGACCGCCGCCCAAGGGAAAATTTTGCGCGAAGGCTTGGCGACGGTCATTATCGGACGGCCGAACGTCGGCAAGTCATCACTGTTAAATGCGCTCGCTCACGAAAACCGGGCGATCGTCACCGATATCCCGGGAACGACGCGCGATGTCATCGAAGAGTATGTCAACGTCCGCGGCGTGCCGCTCCGCTTGATCGACACCGCCGGCATCCGCGAAACAGAAGATGTTGTTGAGCGGATTGGCGTTGAGCGCTCGCAGCAAATGTTGAAGCGGGCTGATTTAATTTTGCTCGTTTTGAACTACCATGAACCGCTGACCGAAGAGGATGAGCGGCTGTTTGCGATGACAGAGGGAATGGATGTCATCGTAATCGTCAATAAAACGGATTTGCCCGAAAATATTGATATGGAACGGGTCAAAGAGCTTGCGGCCGGCCGGCCGATTGTGGCAACATCACTATTGCGCGAACAAGGGATTGATGAACTCGAAAAGGCAATCGCCGATTTATTTTTTGGCGGTGAACTAGAAGCCGGCGACTTGACTTATGTCTCGAACTCCCGCCATATCGCGTTGCTCGAGCAAGCGAAAAAGGCGATCGATGATGCGCTTTCCGGCATTGACGCCGGCATGCCGGTCGACCTCGTTCAAATCGA